A section of the Streptomyces sp. V3I8 genome encodes:
- a CDS encoding ABC-F family ATP-binding cassette domain-containing protein, whose translation MPQPALLAHDLVRDLGGRRVLDGVSLTASPGHRIGLIGENGVGKSTLLRVLAGADEPDSGSVVRPPGLGFLHQEMPFDADVTIATVLNEALREAREDLAELDRLGEELGRVPEDAPHHLELLDAYGRRLEQAQDRESWDADRRAALVLEGLGLGAFAHDRTLGSLSGGQRGRLALAALLVRRPPALLLDEPTNHLDDSAAAFLEEQLRGLPGTVVAACHDRAFLDAVCTDLIDLDPAVDGPVRHGGNYSAYLSEKRAERERWERRYAEEQQELVELRHSAGVTAHRVAPDRGRTDNEKMGYGHRGGRVQSQISRRVRNATRRLEELTRTQVAEPPRPMRFAAFDLAARIEEGTRPLVSLRDVRVPGRLALDGLEVSATDRLLVTGDNGTGKSTLLAVLAGQLRAAGEVHRLRGLTVGLLTQDTVFERSDRTVRETYELSLGPARAEKVPLGSLGLLHEGELDKPVGHLSVGQRRRLALALLVARPPHLLLLDEPTNHLSPRLCDELEEALGTGPGAIVVATHDRWLRRRWQGREVRLEAAPVATG comes from the coding sequence GTGCCCCAGCCCGCTCTGCTCGCCCACGACCTCGTCCGCGACCTGGGCGGCCGACGCGTCCTCGACGGTGTCTCCCTGACCGCCTCCCCCGGCCACCGCATCGGCCTGATCGGGGAGAACGGCGTCGGCAAGTCCACCCTGCTGCGGGTGCTCGCCGGCGCGGACGAACCCGACTCGGGAAGCGTCGTCCGTCCGCCCGGTCTCGGCTTCCTGCACCAGGAGATGCCGTTCGACGCCGACGTGACCATCGCCACGGTGCTGAACGAGGCGCTGCGCGAGGCCCGTGAGGACCTCGCCGAACTGGACCGGCTGGGCGAGGAACTCGGCCGCGTCCCGGAGGACGCCCCTCACCACCTGGAACTCCTCGACGCCTACGGCAGGCGTCTGGAGCAGGCCCAGGACCGGGAGTCCTGGGACGCCGACCGCCGCGCGGCCCTGGTGCTGGAGGGCCTGGGCCTCGGCGCGTTCGCGCACGACCGCACGCTCGGTTCGCTGTCCGGCGGGCAGCGTGGCCGGCTGGCCCTGGCCGCCCTGCTCGTACGGCGTCCGCCGGCACTGCTGCTCGACGAGCCCACCAACCACCTGGACGACAGCGCAGCCGCTTTCCTGGAGGAGCAACTGCGCGGCCTGCCGGGCACGGTGGTCGCCGCATGCCACGACCGGGCGTTCCTCGACGCCGTGTGCACCGATCTGATCGACCTGGATCCGGCGGTGGACGGCCCGGTCCGTCACGGCGGCAACTACAGCGCCTACCTGTCGGAGAAGCGCGCCGAACGGGAGCGCTGGGAGCGACGGTACGCCGAGGAGCAGCAGGAGCTGGTGGAACTGCGTCACTCGGCGGGCGTGACCGCGCACCGGGTCGCCCCGGACCGGGGCCGTACCGACAACGAGAAAATGGGCTACGGCCACCGGGGCGGCCGGGTGCAGAGCCAGATCTCCCGGCGGGTCCGCAACGCCACCCGGCGGCTGGAGGAACTGACGCGGACCCAGGTCGCGGAACCGCCCCGTCCGATGCGGTTCGCGGCCTTCGATCTGGCCGCACGCATCGAGGAGGGCACCCGGCCCCTGGTGTCCCTGCGGGACGTACGGGTGCCGGGCCGGCTCGCACTGGACGGCCTGGAGGTCTCGGCGACGGACCGGCTCCTGGTCACGGGCGACAACGGTACGGGCAAGTCGACGCTGCTCGCCGTGCTCGCCGGACAGCTGCGGGCCGCGGGCGAGGTGCACCGGCTGCGTGGACTGACGGTGGGGCTGCTCACCCAGGACACCGTGTTCGAGCGGTCCGACCGCACGGTCCGGGAGACCTACGAGCTGTCGCTCGGCCCGGCGCGGGCGGAGAAGGTACCGCTGGGCTCCCTCGGTCTCCTGCACGAAGGGGAGCTGGACAAGCCGGTCGGGCACCTGTCCGTGGGCCAGCGCCGACGGCTGGCGCTGGCCCTGCTGGTGGCCCGCCCGCCCCATCTCCTGCTCCTCGACGAGCCCACCAACCACCTCTCTCCCCGGCTGTGCGACGAACTGGAGGAGGCGCTGGGCACCGGCCCCGGCGCGATCGTCGTCGCCACCCACGACCGCTGGCTGCGCCGGAGGTGGCAGGGTCGTGAAGTCCGCCTGGAGGCGGCCCCGGTCGCGACCGGGTAG
- a CDS encoding FG-GAP and VCBS repeat-containing protein, with product MGIRRLAVSTAVVTALIGTFSVPIAAGTASAAGGATTVREDFNGDGYQDVAVTAPAATVGGHAWAGYITVTYGSANGLDTARTTVITQDTPGVPGASGDNAVFGYAMVPRDLDGDGLTDLAVTTREYRPEDNVSGSVIVLWGSTTGIAGQDSVRVGAPANADVGADITAGDFDGDGHTDLFMGNDDEYDYRNVLYGPFDRGGAPAREQEVRVFSTDNTICSTAAGDFDGDGIEDLATFHVYENHAEGGKLWLGTKDGLSTVSQRLSSASTTAVADFDKDGYADLATRVFPGGDTEMVDDPGTIKIYYGSPAGPGRTRTRTITQQTAGVPGVSEKNDHFGARLSAGDVNGDGYPDLAVGVPGEAIGSVARAGSVVLLKGGAGGLTGTGAQAFHQDTPSVPGVAEKNDVFGGSLRLLDVTKDGKADLTAGAPGEDLGTVRNGGAVWLLHGTAAGLTASKSSAHNPVDLGAPSANAQYGWDLSGDNGPGVAIP from the coding sequence GTGGGCATCCGTCGACTGGCCGTATCGACCGCGGTGGTCACCGCTCTGATCGGTACCTTCAGCGTGCCGATCGCCGCGGGCACCGCATCCGCCGCGGGTGGCGCCACCACCGTGCGCGAGGACTTCAACGGCGACGGCTACCAGGACGTCGCCGTGACCGCGCCGGCCGCCACGGTGGGCGGTCATGCCTGGGCCGGCTACATCACGGTCACCTACGGTTCGGCGAACGGCCTCGACACCGCGCGCACCACCGTCATCACCCAGGACACCCCGGGTGTCCCCGGCGCCTCCGGCGACAACGCGGTGTTCGGCTACGCGATGGTCCCCCGCGACCTGGACGGCGACGGCCTCACCGACCTGGCCGTGACCACCCGTGAATACCGCCCCGAGGACAACGTCAGCGGATCGGTGATCGTCCTGTGGGGCAGCACGACAGGCATCGCCGGCCAGGACTCCGTCCGGGTCGGCGCACCCGCGAACGCCGACGTCGGCGCCGACATCACCGCGGGCGACTTCGACGGGGACGGTCACACCGACCTGTTCATGGGCAACGACGACGAATACGACTACCGCAACGTGCTCTACGGCCCGTTCGACCGCGGCGGTGCCCCCGCACGCGAGCAGGAAGTGAGGGTGTTCAGCACCGACAACACGATCTGCTCCACCGCGGCCGGCGACTTCGACGGTGACGGCATCGAGGACCTCGCGACCTTCCACGTCTACGAGAACCACGCCGAGGGCGGCAAGCTGTGGCTCGGAACGAAGGACGGCCTGTCCACCGTTTCGCAGCGGCTGTCCTCCGCGTCCACCACCGCCGTCGCCGACTTCGACAAGGACGGGTACGCCGACCTCGCGACGCGCGTCTTCCCGGGCGGCGACACCGAGATGGTGGACGACCCGGGGACCATCAAGATCTACTACGGCTCGCCGGCCGGCCCCGGCCGGACCCGTACGCGGACCATCACGCAGCAGACCGCGGGCGTGCCCGGCGTGAGCGAGAAGAACGACCACTTCGGCGCCCGCCTGAGCGCCGGGGACGTGAACGGCGACGGATACCCCGACCTGGCCGTGGGCGTCCCCGGCGAGGCGATCGGCTCGGTGGCCAGGGCAGGCTCCGTGGTGCTCCTCAAGGGCGGCGCGGGCGGGCTCACCGGTACGGGCGCGCAGGCGTTCCACCAGGACACCCCGAGCGTGCCGGGGGTGGCCGAGAAGAACGACGTCTTCGGCGGCTCGCTGCGGCTGCTCGACGTGACGAAGGACGGGAAGGCGGACCTGACCGCGGGCGCGCCGGGTGAGGACCTCGGCACGGTCAGGAACGGCGGCGCGGTGTGGCTGCTGCACGGCACGGCAGCCGGCCTGACGGCGTCGAAGTCGTCCGCGCACAACCCCGTGGACCTCGGGGCGCCGTCGGCGAACGCCCAGTACGGCTGGGACCTCAGCGGCGACAACGGCCCGGGCGTGGCGATCCCTTGA
- a CDS encoding ribonuclease domain-containing protein, translating into MRFPPRITRIGAAAAVLSAVLVGGTVTANAAGTSAAAVGSICYGSLPSQAHDTLDLIEQGGPYPYAQDGSVFQNREGVLPGRTTGYYHEYTVITPGSSTRGARRIVTGTQNQEDYYTSDHYVSFKLVNYSC; encoded by the coding sequence ATGAGATTCCCCCCACGGATCACTCGCATCGGCGCCGCAGCCGCCGTCCTGTCCGCCGTCCTCGTCGGCGGCACCGTCACCGCCAACGCCGCGGGCACGTCCGCCGCGGCCGTCGGCAGCATCTGCTACGGCAGCCTGCCGTCCCAGGCGCACGACACGCTGGACCTCATCGAGCAGGGCGGCCCCTACCCCTACGCGCAGGACGGCAGCGTCTTCCAGAACCGGGAAGGCGTCCTTCCCGGGCGGACCACCGGCTACTACCACGAGTACACGGTGATCACGCCCGGTTCCTCGACACGCGGCGCCCGCCGCATCGTCACCGGTACGCAGAACCAGGAGGACTACTACACGTCCGACCACTACGTCTCGTTCAAACTGGTCAACTACAGCTGCTGA
- a CDS encoding Hsp20/alpha crystallin family protein: MLMRTDPFRELDRLTQQVFGPDRPAAMQMDAYRSGDDFIVHFDLPGIDPETIDLDIERNVLTVRAERRSPAPEGAEVIVAERPSGPCTRQLFLGETLDTERIDASYAAGVLTLRIPVAEQAKPRRIHITGGDDHKQLQT; encoded by the coding sequence ATGCTCATGCGCACCGACCCGTTCCGTGAGCTCGACCGTCTCACCCAGCAGGTCTTCGGCCCCGATCGCCCCGCGGCGATGCAGATGGACGCCTACCGCTCCGGTGACGACTTCATCGTCCACTTCGACCTCCCCGGCATCGACCCGGAGACCATCGACCTGGACATCGAGCGGAACGTGCTCACCGTACGTGCCGAGCGCCGTTCCCCCGCTCCCGAGGGCGCGGAGGTCATCGTCGCCGAGCGGCCCAGCGGCCCCTGCACCCGGCAGCTCTTCCTGGGCGAGACCCTCGACACCGAGCGCATCGACGCCTCGTACGCCGCCGGCGTCCTGACCCTGCGCATCCCCGTGGCCGAGCAGGCCAAGCCGCGCCGCATCCACATCACCGGCGGCGACGACCACAAGCAGCTCCAGACCTGA
- a CDS encoding CGNR zinc finger domain-containing protein has product MNLDHAFVCGNPALDFAATLRARRSARFEMLATPDRLNAWYLESGLVDAITPGREDDVRTAITVREALYRLVTDRRLGEEFDREALAVVNGAARGTPVTPQLTLGGRYTEATPEQALATVARQAVELLGGPEVPLMKECGNPECTRVYIDHSRGLRRQWCGMESCGNRIKAAAYRARKRTAPATASH; this is encoded by the coding sequence GTGAACCTCGACCATGCCTTCGTGTGCGGGAACCCGGCCCTCGACTTCGCGGCCACCCTCCGCGCCCGGCGCTCGGCCCGGTTCGAGATGCTCGCCACGCCGGACCGGCTCAACGCCTGGTACCTGGAGTCCGGACTCGTGGATGCGATCACACCCGGCCGGGAGGACGACGTCCGAACGGCGATCACGGTGCGTGAGGCTCTCTACCGGCTCGTGACCGACCGCCGTCTGGGTGAGGAATTCGACCGCGAGGCGCTCGCGGTGGTCAACGGCGCCGCGCGCGGAACGCCGGTGACGCCGCAGCTCACCCTGGGCGGGCGGTACACCGAGGCGACGCCCGAGCAGGCGCTGGCCACCGTCGCCCGGCAGGCCGTCGAGCTGCTCGGCGGCCCCGAGGTCCCCTTGATGAAGGAGTGCGGCAACCCCGAGTGCACCCGGGTCTACATCGACCACTCCCGGGGCCTGCGCCGCCAGTGGTGCGGCATGGAGTCCTGCGGCAACAGGATCAAGGCCGCCGCGTACCGCGCACGCAAGAGGACGGCGCCCGCGACGGCCTCGCACTGA
- a CDS encoding methylmalonyl-CoA mutase family protein: MTVLPNDGLSLAAEFPSATHEQWRRLVAGVLSRSGKDVSDETAEAALSTALEDGLTTRPLYTAHDDAPDPGLPGFAPFVRGGRPDGNTVAGWGVRQRHTTADNAAVLADLENGVTSLWLVVGEGGFPVSSLAAALDGVHLDLAPVVLDAGRDAEAAARELLRLYGERDLAKDAVRGGLGADPLGQEARTGEAADFAPAAALARRCAEEYPGLRALTVDALPYHEAGGSAAQELGASLATGVAYLRELTAAGLSVQLACAQLEFRYAATADQFLTIAKLRAARRLWARVAEVCGAPGSGAQPQHAVTSPVMMSRRDPYVNMLRTTIATLAAGVGGADAVTVLPFDHALGLPDAFARRIARNTSTILVEESHLARVIDPAGGSWYVERLTDELAHAGWEFFQHIEGLGGQAAALRSGRLRQDLAQTWAVRSAKLAKRREPITGVSEFPNLAERAVQREPAPGPPSGGLPRVRRDEAYEDLRARSDAHLAATGSRPRVYLATIGPAAAHTARTGFAANLFQAGGIEPVTEGSFEDSGATEACLCSSDALYEEQAADTARELKAAGARHVFLAGRPGQYPDVDAYVFAGCDAVAVLRATLDRMGVS, from the coding sequence ATGACGGTCCTGCCCAACGACGGGCTCTCGCTGGCCGCCGAGTTTCCTTCCGCGACACATGAACAGTGGCGCCGCCTGGTGGCGGGCGTACTGAGCAGGTCGGGCAAGGATGTCTCGGACGAGACGGCGGAGGCAGCCCTGTCCACCGCGCTGGAGGACGGGCTCACCACCCGCCCTCTCTACACGGCGCACGACGACGCCCCTGATCCCGGTCTCCCCGGCTTCGCGCCCTTCGTACGAGGCGGTCGGCCCGACGGGAACACCGTCGCCGGCTGGGGCGTACGTCAGCGGCACACCACGGCCGACAACGCCGCGGTGCTCGCGGACCTGGAGAACGGCGTCACCTCGCTCTGGCTGGTCGTCGGCGAGGGCGGCTTCCCCGTGTCGTCGCTCGCCGCGGCCCTCGACGGCGTCCACCTCGACCTGGCACCCGTCGTCCTCGACGCGGGACGCGACGCCGAGGCCGCCGCGCGGGAACTGCTGCGGCTGTACGGGGAGCGGGACCTAGCCAAGGACGCCGTACGCGGCGGTCTCGGCGCGGATCCGCTGGGCCAGGAGGCCCGTACCGGCGAGGCAGCGGACTTCGCACCGGCCGCCGCGCTCGCGCGGCGGTGCGCCGAGGAGTACCCGGGGCTGCGCGCCCTGACCGTGGACGCGCTGCCGTACCACGAGGCGGGCGGCTCGGCCGCCCAGGAGCTGGGCGCCTCCCTGGCGACGGGCGTCGCCTACCTGCGGGAACTGACCGCCGCCGGACTCTCCGTCCAACTGGCCTGCGCACAGCTGGAGTTCAGGTACGCGGCCACTGCGGACCAGTTCCTGACCATCGCCAAGCTGCGCGCCGCGCGCCGGCTGTGGGCGCGGGTCGCCGAGGTGTGCGGGGCGCCGGGTTCGGGGGCGCAACCGCAGCACGCCGTGACCTCGCCGGTGATGATGTCGCGCCGCGATCCGTACGTGAACATGCTGCGTACGACCATCGCCACGCTCGCCGCCGGGGTGGGCGGCGCGGACGCGGTGACCGTGCTCCCCTTCGACCACGCCCTCGGGCTGCCGGACGCCTTCGCCCGGCGGATCGCCCGCAACACCTCGACGATCCTGGTCGAGGAGTCGCACCTGGCGCGGGTGATCGACCCGGCCGGCGGTTCCTGGTACGTGGAACGGCTCACGGACGAACTCGCCCACGCCGGCTGGGAGTTCTTCCAGCACATCGAGGGCCTCGGCGGTCAGGCCGCCGCCCTGCGCTCGGGCCGGCTGCGTCAGGACCTGGCGCAGACCTGGGCCGTGCGCAGCGCGAAGCTCGCGAAACGGCGTGAGCCGATCACCGGGGTCAGCGAGTTCCCGAACCTCGCCGAGCGTGCCGTGCAGCGCGAGCCCGCGCCCGGGCCGCCGTCCGGCGGGCTGCCGAGGGTGCGCCGCGACGAGGCGTACGAGGACCTGCGGGCCCGCTCCGACGCTCATCTCGCCGCCACCGGAAGCCGGCCGCGCGTCTACCTGGCCACCATCGGCCCCGCCGCCGCGCACACCGCACGGACCGGCTTCGCCGCGAACCTCTTCCAGGCCGGCGGCATCGAGCCCGTCACGGAGGGTTCCTTCGAGGACAGCGGGGCCACCGAGGCCTGCCTGTGCTCCAGCGACGCGCTGTACGAGGAGCAGGCCGCGGACACGGCCCGGGAGCTGAAGGCGGCGGGCGCCCGCCATGTGTTCCTGGCCGGCCGGCCCGGGCAGTACCCGGATGTCGACGCGTACGTCTTCGCGGGCTGCGACGCCGTCGCCGTGCTCCGCGCCACCCTCGACCGTATGGGAGTGTCCTGA